A part of Maniola jurtina chromosome 19, ilManJurt1.1, whole genome shotgun sequence genomic DNA contains:
- the LOC123874834 gene encoding signal recognition particle 54 kDa protein encodes MVLADLGRKITTALQSLSRATIINEEVLNSMLKQICAALLEADVNIRLVKNLRENVRAVIDFDEMAGGLNKRRMIQSAVFKELVKLVDPGVKPYQPIKGKPNVIMFVGLQGSGKTTTCTKLAYHYLRKNWKSCLVCADTFRAGAYDQVKQNCTKARIPFYGSYTEVDPVVIASTGVEMFKKEGFEMIIVDTSGRHKQEESLFEEMLAVANAIKPDNIIFVMDATIGQACESQAKAFKEKVDIGSVIITKLDGHAKGGGALSAVAATESPIIFIGTGEHIDDLEPFKTKPFINKLLGMGDIEGLLDKVNELKLDDNDELLEKLKHGQFTLRAMYEQFQNIMKMGPFSQIMGMIPGFSQDLMSKGSEQESMAKLKRLMTIMDSMNEGELDHRDGAKLFSKQPTRVTRVAQGAGVTERDVKDLIAQYTKFAAVVKKMGGIKGLFKGGDMAKNVNQTQMAKLNQQMAKMMDPRILQQMGGMSGLHNMMRQLQQGSSGMNSLMGGK; translated from the exons ATGGTTTTAGCAGATTTGGGTCGAAAAATAACGACTGCATTGCAGTCGTTGAGTCGTGCTACTATTATAAATGAAGAG GTTTTGAATTCTATGCTAAAGCAAATCTGTGCAGCGTTATTAGAAGCTGATGTAAATATTCGTCTAGTTAAGAATCTTCGTGAGAATGTGCGTGCTGTCATTGATTTTGATGAGATGGCAGGGGGGCTCAACAAAAGACGGATGATACAATCAGCCGTTTTCAAAGAACTTGTCAAG CTTGTCGATCCAGGAGTAAAACCATACCAGCCAATCAAAGGGAAACCCAATGTCATAATGTTTGTAGGGCTCCAGGGCTCTGGCAAAACCACAACTTGCACAAAACTGGCCTATCATTACCTGCGGAAAAACTGGAAATCATGTCTTGTGTGTGCTGACACATTCCGAGCTGGAGCTTATGATCAAGTCAAACAGAATTGTACCAAGGCGAGAATACCATTTTATGGAAG CTATACAGAAGTGGATCCAGTAGTGATTGCCTCAACAGGTGTGGAAATGTTCAAAAAGGAGGGATTTGAAATGATAATTGTAGACACCAGTGGTCGGCACAAACAGGAAGAGTCCCTGTTTGAAGAGATGTTGGCAGTTGCTAATGCAATT AAACCAGACAACATTATATTTGTGATGGACGCCACAATTGGGCAGGCTTGTGAGTCTCAGGCCAAAGCTTTCAAAGAGAAAGTAGACATTGGTTCTGTTATTATTACCAAGTTAGATGGTCATGCGAAAGGAGGCGGTGCATTATCAGC TGTAGCAGCAACAGAGAGTCCTATAATATTTATTGGTACTGGAGAGCATATTGATGACCTTGAGCCATTCAAAACTAAACCCTTCATCAATAAACTGCTGGGCATGGGAGATATAGAAGGGCTGCTAGACAAAGTCAATGAGCTAAAGTTGGATGATAATGACGAACTCTTAGAAAAACTGAAACATGGACAGTTTACACTGAGAGCCATGTATGAACAGTTCCAAAATATCATGAAAATGGGTCCTTTCTCACAAATAATG GGCATGATACCAGGATTCTCCCAAGATCTAATGTCAAAAGGTAGCGAACAAGAATCAATGGCAAAACTGAAACGTCTTATGACCATTATGGACTCTATGAATGAAGGCGAACTTGATCATCGCGATGGCGCAAAATTGTTTTCCAAGCAACCTACCCGCGTCACCAGAGTAGCTCAGGGCGCTGGCGTCACTGAGAGAGATGTAAAAGACCTGATTGCTCAATATACTAAGTTTGCAGCAGTTGTTAAGAAGATGGGTGGTATTAAGGGCCTGTTTAAAGGCGGTGATATGGCTAAAAACGTGAACCAAACTCAAATGGCAAAACTTAACCAACAGATGGCTAAAATGATGGACCCACGGATTCTTCAACAAATGGGTGGCATGTCCGGCCTGCACAACATGATGCGCCAACTGCAGCAGGGTTCAAGTGGAATGAACAGCCTGATGGGTGGAAAATGA